TGTCGCGGCGCTTGTTCGATCACATGCAGGTTCGGGATTCATCTCCTCGGATTACTACCTGCACGGCTTCTTCAGCGCGTCCATCAAGCTGCCCAGGGACTACACGGCCGGCGTCGTCGTCGCCTTCTACGTGAGTGCTTCAATCCCGCTCCGATTAATTACTTCGTGAGCGTTTCCTGTCCAAGTTAATTAAGCAGCGGTTTCAGCTTACTAGCTTATTACCATCCTTTAATGTTAAATCCACGGCGTTGTTTCCAACCGTTGGGTCTCTGTTTCGTCAATCGTCACATGGCGTGTCAGCTAGTAGCTGAGATTTACTACCTGCCGCTGCTCATCTTAAAGAGGAAAAACCATGGCAAGTTGCACACCCATGCCCTCTGGCTGTGGTGGCGCAgagtaggcaggcaggcaggcaacAGGGCGTGCCACATGGGCTTGTTCGTTTTCGGGCCTTCACGGCCACAAAAGGCTGCGCCGCCTGTTCGCCCGGAATAAATGTTGCCATTCATCCCTGTCACGCGCTCTCGTCCGCCCGCATTCATCAGCCTCACCAAcgcaaaaacaaaacaaagttaTTTCTAATACGTCAGAGTATACGAGGGAGAACGAGTCAATAGTACTAGTAACAGTACGTTTTTTGTGCACAAGAACGCCGTGGTAGAAAATAACGTACGTACATAGTACTTATTTGGTATGGATTCTAACAAACACGTGACAGTTCTAAAGATAGTACCGCTGTGTATGTATAACAAACTTAATAATGGTGGTATTTTGTTCTTGTGGCGTTGCAGCTGTCGAACGGGGACGTGTACGAGAAGACGCACGACGAGCTGGACTTCGAGTTCCTGGGCAGCCGGTGGGGCGGGCAGTGGCGGGTGCAGACCAACGTCTACGGCAACGGCAGCACCAGCCGCGGCCGGGAGGAGCGCTACCTCCTCCCCTTCGACCCCACCCTCGAGGCCCACCGCTACTCCATCCTCTGGGCCCCCACCCACATCATGTACGCATCACCCCTCTCCCACTGCCACTGCCACTGCACGTAGTAGAATACAAAGTGACTGACGATGTGCGCGCGCGTACGTGCAGATTCTACGTGGACGACACGCCGATCCGCGAGGTGGTCCGGCACCCCGGCATGGGCGGGGACTTCCCGGCCAAGCCCATGGCGGTGTACGCCACCATCTGGGACGGCTCCGCCTGGGCCACGGAGGGCGGCAAGTACAAGGTCAACTACAAGTACGCGCCCTTCGCCTCCGACTTCTCCGACCTCTCCCTCCGAGGATGCCGCGTCGCCGACCCGGCGGCGCTGAGCAGCGACGCCGCCGGCGGGTGCGACCTCCTGGGGCTCATGACGGCCGACTACGCGGTCATGACCCCGCAGAAGCGCGCCGCCATGCGCGCGTTCCGGGCGCGCCAGATGACCTACACGGTCTGCTACGACGCGGCGCGGTACGCGGCCGGCCCGTTCCCGGAGTGCGACAACTCGGACGAGGAGAGGGGCACGTTCTGGGCGTGGGGCGAGTCCAAGACCGTGGTCATGAAGACGCGCGGCCGCGGGCGCCGCGGCCGGGGGAGCAGGACCGGCGCCGGAGCAAGGGGACGCGCCGGCGCGGCGAGCAGCTGAGCTCTTACTTGACAGGACACTAATGGCTATGGATTTCATTGATTTTTGGGCGGCGTTATATGATTTCGGTGTCTCTGTATAGGTTGGTCGTAGGGATTAGTAGCTCATTGTTTTTTACTGCTAGGAGTATTACTATTCTTTGATTCGTTGGATGGCAGCTAATAATATGATCAGATTATTACTATGGCTACTTTCggttttttttcttcaaaagcacCATTTTCAGCAAGATTTTGTTCCAGTGCTCGACAAAATAACAACTTCACAATACCCTATAGCCTATTATACAGCTTAATCAAATCATCTCGCCCCCTATACCTATGGAAGGTACCCGACATTTCAAAGCATGTCGAGTAATATTAATCACGGGATTTCGAGGCCTGTGTAGCTGGTGCTTGGACGATCACGGACAGCACGGTGACAACCCGGAGATGTTTGGTGTTTTGCGCTAGCTTTATTCGCCCGTTCAATTCATGCAGAGCACAGTGTGTCCCGCTCCTACTGTTACTACTAGCAACTAGGGGTTGGATTGTCCTCTGCCTCCTGTATCCGAGAGATTCGTCACGACAAGGGCTACTTTGAATCAAACGAGCACTGTAGGATTTTTGAGGATTGAAATACTTAGTTTTTTTTACATTGgtcctttgattcataggattggaTCCTATAGAAATATTTTCTATGAAATCTTTTGTACTCCTACATTTCATACGAAATCTAACGTCCACTTCAACCTCCTTTCACAATTCATTTATTTTCCGGTGGCATCAAAACTTCTTGCTAACCTTATAGGATTTCCAGTCA
The sequence above is a segment of the Aegilops tauschii subsp. strangulata cultivar AL8/78 chromosome 6, Aet v6.0, whole genome shotgun sequence genome. Coding sequences within it:
- the LOC109741492 gene encoding probable xyloglucan endotransglucosylase/hydrolase protein 30 translates to MAMKARLLAAAATCVCLAAAASAFDVPTVAFEEGFSPLFGDGNLVRARDDRAARLLLDRRSGSGFISSDYYLHGFFSASIKLPRDYTAGVVVAFYLSNGDVYEKTHDELDFEFLGSRWGGQWRVQTNVYGNGSTSRGREERYLLPFDPTLEAHRYSILWAPTHIIFYVDDTPIREVVRHPGMGGDFPAKPMAVYATIWDGSAWATEGGKYKVNYKYAPFASDFSDLSLRGCRVADPAALSSDAAGGCDLLGLMTADYAVMTPQKRAAMRAFRARQMTYTVCYDAARYAAGPFPECDNSDEERGTFWAWGESKTVVMKTRGRGRRGRGSRTGAGARGRAGAASS